The following coding sequences are from one Lolium rigidum isolate FL_2022 chromosome 6, APGP_CSIRO_Lrig_0.1, whole genome shotgun sequence window:
- the LOC124661223 gene encoding calcium-transporting ATPase 1, plasma membrane-type-like isoform X1, protein MAYLKKKSMEFLKTFDVPSKNPSEDAQRRWREAVGTLVKNRRRRFRMVPDLDKRSQAETQRRNIQEKLRVALYVQKAALQFIDAARRTEHPLPELARQCGFSISAEELASLVRGKDSKSLRLHKGVDGLARKVNVSLADGIKSDDVGLRTEVYGANQYAEKPPRTFWMFLWDACQDMTLMLLAFCAVVSVAIGVATEGFPGGMYDGVGIMLTIFLVVAITAASDYKQSLQFRDLDREKKKIEIQVTRDKFRQKVSIYDIVVGDIVHLSIGDQVPADGLFVDGYSFVVDESSLSGESEPVHVSTTNRFLLGGTKVQDGSARMLVTAVGMRTEWGNLMETLSQGGEDETPLQVKLNGVATIIGKIGLAFAVLTFTVLMARFLYGKAGSPGGLLEWGMEDALSVLNFFAVAVTIIVVAVPEGLPLAVTLSLAFAMKKLMQERALVRHLSACETMGSASCICTDKTGTLTTNHMVVEKVWAAGGATTVSTAKGFEELTSSALSEGFAKLLLEGVFQCSGSEVVRGKDGTTTVMGTPTETAILEFGLGVEKRTCIEHAAAAKLRVEPFNSVKKTMGVVVTSPSAGGRPRAYLKGASEVVLRKCSNVVVDRHGSIVSLTEKNYGKQVAGAIDTFACEALRTLCLAYQDVGGEGELPADGYTLIAVFGIKDPLRPGVREAVATCHAAGINVRMVTGDNISTAKAIARECGILTEEGVAIEGPDFRQMSPDQMRSIIPKIQVMARSLPLDKHTLVTNLRGMFNEVVAVTGDGTNDAPALHEADIGLAMGIAGTEVAKENADVIIMDDNFSTIINVAKWGRSVYINIQKFVQFQLTVNVVALMVNFVSAAFTGSAPLTIVQLLWVNLIMDTLGALALATEPPSDAMMRRPPVGRGDNFITKVMWRNITGQSIYQLLVLGILLFRGDSLLQMNNNDDLLNTFVFNTFVFCQVFNEVNSREMEKINVFSGMFSSWVFSAVVTATVVFQVILVELLGTFAGTVHLSGWLWLMSVLIGSFSLVVGALIKCIPISSGDASSDRHDGYQPIPTGPGAV, encoded by the exons ATGGCTTACCTAAAGAAGAAATCCATGGAGTTTCTGAAAACTTTCGATGTACCGTCGAAGAACCCGTCGGAGGATGCACAGCGGCGATGGCGGGAGGCCGTCGGCACCCTTGTcaagaaccgccgccgccgcttccgcatGGTCCCCGACCTCGACAAGCGCTCCCAGGCAGAGACCCAGCGCCGCAACATCCAG GAAAAGCTTCGGGTGGCACTGTACGTGCAGAAGGCCGCACTGCAGTTCATCGATG CCGCCCGCCGGACGGAGCATCCGCTGCCGGAGCTGGCGCGACAGTGTGGCTTCTCCATCAGCGCCGAGGAGCTGGCCTCATTGGTGCGCGGCAAGGACTCCAAGAGCCTTCGCCTCCACAAGGGCGTGGACGGCCTCGCGCGCAAGGTTAACGTCTCCCTCGCCGACGGCATCAAGTCCGACGACGTGGGCCTCCGCACCGAGGTCTACGGCGCCAACCAATACGCCGAGAAGCCGCCGCGCACGTTCTGGATGTTCCTGTGGGACGCCTGCCAGGACATGACGCTCATGCTGCTGGCCTTCTGCGCCGTCGTCTCTGTCGCCATCGGCGTCGCCACCGAGGGATTTCCCGGCGGCATGTACGATGGCGTCGGCATCATGCTCACCATATTCCTCGTCGTTGCCATCACCGCCGCCAGCGACTACAAGCAGTCGCTCCAGTTCCGTGACCTTgacagggagaagaagaagatcgaGATTCAGGTGACGCGTGACAAGTTCCGGCAGAAAGTGTCCATCTACGACATCGTCGTGGGCGACATCGTGCATCTGTCCATCGGCGACCAGGTACCGGCGGATGGGTTGTTCGTTGACGGTTATTCCTTCGTGGTGGACGAGTCGAGCCTTTCCGGCGAGAGCGAGCCAGTGCACGTGTCGACGACGAACAGGTTCTTGCTGGGCGGGACCAAGGTGCAGGATGGGTCGGCCAGGATGCTGGTAACGGCTGTGGGGATGCGGACGGAGTGGGGGAACCTCATGGAGACGCTGAGCCAGGGCGGAGAGGACGAGACGCCGCTGCAGGTTAAGCTCAACGGTGTCGCCACCATCATCGGCAAGATCGGGCTCGCGTTCGCTGTGCTGACTTTCACCGTGCTCATGGCGCGGTTCTTGTACGGCAAGGCGGGTTCCCCCGGCGGTCTGCTGGAGTGGGGCATGGAGGACGCGCTGTCCGTGCTCAACTTCTTTGCCGTGGCAGTCACCATCATCGTCGTTGCCGTCCCGGAGGGTCTGCCGCTCGCCGTGACGCTCAGCCTTGCGTTCGCCATGAAGAAGCTCATGCAGGAGCGCGCGCTCGTGCGGCACCTCTCGGCGTGCGAGACAATGGGGTCGGCTAGCTGCATCTGCACCGACAAGACCGGCACGCTGACCACCAACCACATGGTCGTCGAGAAGGTCTGGGCTGCCGGCGGCGCCACCACGGTGAGCACCGCTAAGGGCTTCGAGGAGCTCACTTCGTCCGCACTGTCGGAGGGGTTCGCGAAGCTGCTGCTGGAGGGCGTCTTTCAGTGCTCCGGCTCAGAGGTTGTCCGCGGCAAGGACGGCACGACCACCGTCATGGGCACGCCCACCGAGACGGCCATCCTCGAGTTCGGGCTCGGGGTGGAGAAGCGCACCTGCAtcgagcacgccgccgccgcgaagctCAGGGTGGAGCCGTTCAACTCGGTGAAGAAGACGATGGGCGTGGTCGTGACGTCCCCCAGTGCCGGCGGCCGCCCACGCGCGTACCTCAAGGGTGCGTCCGAGGTCGTCCTTCGCAAGTGCAGCAACGTCGTCGTGGACCGCCACGGCAGCATCGTGTCCCTGACGGAGAAGAACTACGGCAAGCAGGTGGCCGGCGCAATCGACACGTTTGCTTGCGAGGCGCTGCGCACGCTCTGCCTGGCGTACCAGGACGTGGGCGGCGAGGGCGAGCTCCCCGCCGACGGGTACACACTGATCGCGGTGTTCGGCATCAAGGACCCGCTGCGGCCGGGGGTGAGGGAGGCCGTGGCGACCTGCCACGCTGCTGGGATCAACGTTCGCATGGTCACCGGCGATAACATCAGCACGGCCAAAGCCATCGCGAGAGAGTGCGGCATCCTGACAGAGGAGGGCGTTGCCATCGAGGGGCCTGACTTCCGGCAGATGAGCCCCGACCAGATGAGGTCGATCATACCAAAAATCCAG GTGATGGCACGGTCGCTGCCGCTGGACAAGCACACGCTGGTGACCAACCTCAGAGGCATGTTCAACGAGGTTGTGGCCGTCACCGGCGACGGCACCAACGACGCGCCGGCGCTGCACGAGGCGGACATTGGACTCGCCATGGGCATTGCCGGAACAGAG GTTGCCAAGGAGAACGCCGATGTGATCATCATGGACGACAACTTCTCGACCATCATCAACGTCGCCAAATGGGGCCGCTCCGTCTACATCAACATCCAGAAGTTTGTGCAGTTCCAGCTCACCGTCAACGTGGTCGCCCTCATGGTCAACTTCGTCTCGGCAGCATTCACAG GGAGCGCGCCATTGACGATCGTCCAGCTGCTGTGGGTGAACCTGATCATGGACACTCTTGGCGCTCTCGCACTGGCCACCGAGCCGCCGAGTGATGCAATGATGCGGAGGCCACCCGTGGGAAGGGGCGACAACTTCATCACAAAGGTCATGTGGAGGAACATCACCGGGCAGAGTATCTACCAGCTCCTTGTGCTCGGCATCCTCCTCTTCAGAGGGGACAGCCTTCTGCAGATGAACAACAACGACGACCTGCTAAACACCTTTGTGTTCAACACATTCGTCTTTTGCCAG gTTTTCAATGAGGTGAACAGCCGGGAGATGGAGAAGATCAACGTCTTCAGCGGCATGTTCAGCAGCTGGGTCTTCTCGGCGGTGGTTACCGCCACCGTCGTGTTCCAGGTGATCCTCGTGGAGCTGCTGGGGACGTTCGCCGGCACCGTGCACCTCAGTGGCTGGCTGTGGCTCATGAGCGTACTGATCGGGTCCTTCAGTCTCGTCGTTGGCGCTCTCATCAAGTGCATCCCCATCAGTTCCGGCGACGCCTCGTCTGATCGACACGACGGATACCAGCCAATCCCCACCGGACCTGGTGCCGTGtga
- the LOC124661223 gene encoding calcium-transporting ATPase 1, plasma membrane-type-like isoform X2 codes for MEFLKTFDVPSKNPSEDAQRRWREAVGTLVKNRRRRFRMVPDLDKRSQAETQRRNIQEKLRVALYVQKAALQFIDGIARRTEHPLPELARQCGFSISAEELASLVRGKDSKSLRLHKGVDGLARKVNVSLADGIKSDDVGLRTEVYGANQYAEKPPRTFWMFLWDACQDMTLMLLAFCAVVSVAIGVATEGFPGGMYDGVGIMLTIFLVVAITAASDYKQSLQFRDLDREKKKIEIQVTRDKFRQKVSIYDIVVGDIVHLSIGDQVPADGLFVDGYSFVVDESSLSGESEPVHVSTTNRFLLGGTKVQDGSARMLVTAVGMRTEWGNLMETLSQGGEDETPLQVKLNGVATIIGKIGLAFAVLTFTVLMARFLYGKAGSPGGLLEWGMEDALSVLNFFAVAVTIIVVAVPEGLPLAVTLSLAFAMKKLMQERALVRHLSACETMGSASCICTDKTGTLTTNHMVVEKVWAAGGATTVSTAKGFEELTSSALSEGFAKLLLEGVFQCSGSEVVRGKDGTTTVMGTPTETAILEFGLGVEKRTCIEHAAAAKLRVEPFNSVKKTMGVVVTSPSAGGRPRAYLKGASEVVLRKCSNVVVDRHGSIVSLTEKNYGKQVAGAIDTFACEALRTLCLAYQDVGGEGELPADGYTLIAVFGIKDPLRPGVREAVATCHAAGINVRMVTGDNISTAKAIARECGILTEEGVAIEGPDFRQMSPDQMRSIIPKIQVMARSLPLDKHTLVTNLRGMFNEVVAVTGDGTNDAPALHEADIGLAMGIAGTEVAKENADVIIMDDNFSTIINVAKWGRSVYINIQKFVQFQLTVNVVALMVNFVSAAFTGSAPLTIVQLLWVNLIMDTLGALALATEPPSDAMMRRPPVGRGDNFITKVMWRNITGQSIYQLLVLGILLFRGDSLLQMNNNDDLLNTFVFNTFVFCQVFNEVNSREMEKINVFSGMFSSWVFSAVVTATVVFQVILVELLGTFAGTVHLSGWLWLMSVLIGSFSLVVGALIKCIPISSGDASSDRHDGYQPIPTGPGAV; via the exons ATGGAGTTTCTGAAAACTTTCGATGTACCGTCGAAGAACCCGTCGGAGGATGCACAGCGGCGATGGCGGGAGGCCGTCGGCACCCTTGTcaagaaccgccgccgccgcttccgcatGGTCCCCGACCTCGACAAGCGCTCCCAGGCAGAGACCCAGCGCCGCAACATCCAG GAAAAGCTTCGGGTGGCACTGTACGTGCAGAAGGCCGCACTGCAGTTCATCGATGGTAT CGCCCGCCGGACGGAGCATCCGCTGCCGGAGCTGGCGCGACAGTGTGGCTTCTCCATCAGCGCCGAGGAGCTGGCCTCATTGGTGCGCGGCAAGGACTCCAAGAGCCTTCGCCTCCACAAGGGCGTGGACGGCCTCGCGCGCAAGGTTAACGTCTCCCTCGCCGACGGCATCAAGTCCGACGACGTGGGCCTCCGCACCGAGGTCTACGGCGCCAACCAATACGCCGAGAAGCCGCCGCGCACGTTCTGGATGTTCCTGTGGGACGCCTGCCAGGACATGACGCTCATGCTGCTGGCCTTCTGCGCCGTCGTCTCTGTCGCCATCGGCGTCGCCACCGAGGGATTTCCCGGCGGCATGTACGATGGCGTCGGCATCATGCTCACCATATTCCTCGTCGTTGCCATCACCGCCGCCAGCGACTACAAGCAGTCGCTCCAGTTCCGTGACCTTgacagggagaagaagaagatcgaGATTCAGGTGACGCGTGACAAGTTCCGGCAGAAAGTGTCCATCTACGACATCGTCGTGGGCGACATCGTGCATCTGTCCATCGGCGACCAGGTACCGGCGGATGGGTTGTTCGTTGACGGTTATTCCTTCGTGGTGGACGAGTCGAGCCTTTCCGGCGAGAGCGAGCCAGTGCACGTGTCGACGACGAACAGGTTCTTGCTGGGCGGGACCAAGGTGCAGGATGGGTCGGCCAGGATGCTGGTAACGGCTGTGGGGATGCGGACGGAGTGGGGGAACCTCATGGAGACGCTGAGCCAGGGCGGAGAGGACGAGACGCCGCTGCAGGTTAAGCTCAACGGTGTCGCCACCATCATCGGCAAGATCGGGCTCGCGTTCGCTGTGCTGACTTTCACCGTGCTCATGGCGCGGTTCTTGTACGGCAAGGCGGGTTCCCCCGGCGGTCTGCTGGAGTGGGGCATGGAGGACGCGCTGTCCGTGCTCAACTTCTTTGCCGTGGCAGTCACCATCATCGTCGTTGCCGTCCCGGAGGGTCTGCCGCTCGCCGTGACGCTCAGCCTTGCGTTCGCCATGAAGAAGCTCATGCAGGAGCGCGCGCTCGTGCGGCACCTCTCGGCGTGCGAGACAATGGGGTCGGCTAGCTGCATCTGCACCGACAAGACCGGCACGCTGACCACCAACCACATGGTCGTCGAGAAGGTCTGGGCTGCCGGCGGCGCCACCACGGTGAGCACCGCTAAGGGCTTCGAGGAGCTCACTTCGTCCGCACTGTCGGAGGGGTTCGCGAAGCTGCTGCTGGAGGGCGTCTTTCAGTGCTCCGGCTCAGAGGTTGTCCGCGGCAAGGACGGCACGACCACCGTCATGGGCACGCCCACCGAGACGGCCATCCTCGAGTTCGGGCTCGGGGTGGAGAAGCGCACCTGCAtcgagcacgccgccgccgcgaagctCAGGGTGGAGCCGTTCAACTCGGTGAAGAAGACGATGGGCGTGGTCGTGACGTCCCCCAGTGCCGGCGGCCGCCCACGCGCGTACCTCAAGGGTGCGTCCGAGGTCGTCCTTCGCAAGTGCAGCAACGTCGTCGTGGACCGCCACGGCAGCATCGTGTCCCTGACGGAGAAGAACTACGGCAAGCAGGTGGCCGGCGCAATCGACACGTTTGCTTGCGAGGCGCTGCGCACGCTCTGCCTGGCGTACCAGGACGTGGGCGGCGAGGGCGAGCTCCCCGCCGACGGGTACACACTGATCGCGGTGTTCGGCATCAAGGACCCGCTGCGGCCGGGGGTGAGGGAGGCCGTGGCGACCTGCCACGCTGCTGGGATCAACGTTCGCATGGTCACCGGCGATAACATCAGCACGGCCAAAGCCATCGCGAGAGAGTGCGGCATCCTGACAGAGGAGGGCGTTGCCATCGAGGGGCCTGACTTCCGGCAGATGAGCCCCGACCAGATGAGGTCGATCATACCAAAAATCCAG GTGATGGCACGGTCGCTGCCGCTGGACAAGCACACGCTGGTGACCAACCTCAGAGGCATGTTCAACGAGGTTGTGGCCGTCACCGGCGACGGCACCAACGACGCGCCGGCGCTGCACGAGGCGGACATTGGACTCGCCATGGGCATTGCCGGAACAGAG GTTGCCAAGGAGAACGCCGATGTGATCATCATGGACGACAACTTCTCGACCATCATCAACGTCGCCAAATGGGGCCGCTCCGTCTACATCAACATCCAGAAGTTTGTGCAGTTCCAGCTCACCGTCAACGTGGTCGCCCTCATGGTCAACTTCGTCTCGGCAGCATTCACAG GGAGCGCGCCATTGACGATCGTCCAGCTGCTGTGGGTGAACCTGATCATGGACACTCTTGGCGCTCTCGCACTGGCCACCGAGCCGCCGAGTGATGCAATGATGCGGAGGCCACCCGTGGGAAGGGGCGACAACTTCATCACAAAGGTCATGTGGAGGAACATCACCGGGCAGAGTATCTACCAGCTCCTTGTGCTCGGCATCCTCCTCTTCAGAGGGGACAGCCTTCTGCAGATGAACAACAACGACGACCTGCTAAACACCTTTGTGTTCAACACATTCGTCTTTTGCCAG gTTTTCAATGAGGTGAACAGCCGGGAGATGGAGAAGATCAACGTCTTCAGCGGCATGTTCAGCAGCTGGGTCTTCTCGGCGGTGGTTACCGCCACCGTCGTGTTCCAGGTGATCCTCGTGGAGCTGCTGGGGACGTTCGCCGGCACCGTGCACCTCAGTGGCTGGCTGTGGCTCATGAGCGTACTGATCGGGTCCTTCAGTCTCGTCGTTGGCGCTCTCATCAAGTGCATCCCCATCAGTTCCGGCGACGCCTCGTCTGATCGACACGACGGATACCAGCCAATCCCCACCGGACCTGGTGCCGTGtga